A stretch of DNA from Chanos chanos chromosome 11, fChaCha1.1, whole genome shotgun sequence:
GACCTAGTCTTTATGAGTTATGAGAAATACAGCTTGATTTTAATATctatattattttcattttgatatgACGTCTCAGTCTAGGATTatttaaactggaaaaaatTACAATAAGATGAGGTTATAAACAAACTTGAACAGATATCTGATCAATCACATCTATATTAAATTCAAGATAAAACtcaagataaaacaaaatactCGCTAATTCCTCTCAAAACTCAACTCACCAACGTAAACAAgaatgcagtcttttttttttgtttgtttgtttgtttgttctttcgtttgtttttttgctggttAAAGCTGTGGTGTAAACATCTCCCTGCCCTCCGGCTAATGACAACATTAAACGGCTAAAAGGATTTGAACGGTTTAATTTAAATTGCCCTTTCAGTGTTTACAatatcacgtttttttttttctccttttgatgttttaaaaataaagcttAACCAAAGCATCACGATGCTGTACAAAGGCTTACTGACAGTTAAACCACTAATAGTCTCCTCTAGTTGAACTAATGACAGTTTCAGATTCAAAACGACAGGCGAGTGTTGGTGCAGTCAGAGCTTGGGTTGCATCATCATAATTAATAAAAGTTCATCAAAAATAGTGCAGTATATGGGTTAATGACCATTTTAGTGAGTCCCTTTGGAGAGGGAGGCCGTGGTGTTGAGTTATTAATTGAATTTCGATAATATTTCTTATCTATTTTGTCGTTAAACAGAATGTAGTGCACGGTGCAATTGTCACAACTTATGTCCGTGTGAAAGTTTCTTGGCACAGTAacgaaaaaatgaaaacaaacacaagaacaacatcaacaacagaaaatacagaaaggCGTAATCCATTAAAAGTTCCTACTCATGATTTAGCAAATAATACATTATAGATTAGCTTCCTACATAAGTTAGGAGTGTCTACCTATATTACTTCCTGAACAGTCATATATTTGATAAGCAAAAATAATTCACTGTACACAGAGGCTTACAAAGGCTAGAATCTGTtaattgcacttttttttttttttgcagaaagcTCTCAGATTTGAATGTACGCACTTGCAAaagcacgcagacacacacgcacgcacgcacgcacgcacacacacacacacacacacacacacacacacgctaagacacacacacacgcaaagacacacacatacacatacacacactagtCTGTAGGGGCTGGTTCTGGTTTGGGTTCACCTGTGGTTCTATTAGTCTGGATGTGTGAGATCTGTAGAACTGGCAGCAGAAGCTGGAATGCGTTTTGAATGTAGCTGGTACTGTTAGAACCCTgtagacaaaaaagaaaaagaaagaaaaaaaaagaactgaaattcTATTGGTCCAAGGTCACGTGCACTTATCGCCATGGAGACGCCGACTATCGGATCCTGACCATCACTCTCAGTATTATTGTAAATATCgtcaaattaaaaataaccGAATTCATCGAATAGAATAGTAAcgttatcatcattatcataaGAATCATCAATACTGTAATCGTGTATTTATCACAAAAAATCATGATCctcatcatttttaaaattaattaattaaagatCTGTcaaccttcatcatcatcatcatttttttctctcgtcAGTCTTACCTCTAGTATGACACTGTCCACTAAGGGATTAAGCAGCTCAGCCTTACTTtgactctacagagagagagagagagatagaagaagacagaaagaacagaaagaaggggatagataaagagagagagagagagggagagaaagagagagggagagagagagagagatagaagaagacagaaagaacagaaagaaggggatagatacagagagaggaagagagagagagagaaagagagagagagagagagagagagagagagagaagaagaagacagaaagaacagagagaaggagatagatagagagggagagagatagagaatgggaggaagagagagacataaaaacaaatcatcaaACACGAAAGAATAACTCTCACACCTTCAAATGTGGAAGTCCTGCGGTTTTGCTACATACCAGAAAGTCTACGTCTGTgtctttctgattggctgaggagtgcATAGACCCCGCCCTAAAAATCAAGCCCTGCCCTGACTAGGATGTGAAGAATGAGACGACGGACTCTGAGGATTGACATGGGAACCTTTCTATCAAACACATCCCATTCAGTCCCATTCAGTTAGATACTTACCCCCACGGTCAGCAGTGTGTCACTGAACTCCCGCGCCAGGCAGATCACCTCCTTACACATCGCGCTCGTTAACCTGCCCGAGGGatcacacacaggtcagaggtcaaatgTTGCTGTTGTAGCTACTCTGTGTTCCTAGTCTGAGATGACAGGGTAAGTGGGAGCGGTTCTCATAgaaacctgcacacacacacacacacacacacacacacaacacacacacacacacacacaacaaacacacaacacacacacggacacacacggacacacacacacacacacacacacagacagcagctgtGTACCTGACTAGTATCTTGGCCTGCTCAGAGGCGGGTTTTTCCAGGTCCTGTCCGTGGAGAATAAGTTCGGCCACTTTGTGAAGCTGCTCTATACTTCGCGCTGTCACTTCAGCAAGACTACCCACTGAGGACAGATacacactctgcacacacacagagaaagagagggagagagagagaataatttaTGAATATGGCTTATATACACATGATAAccgtttgtttatttttggaaattgtttaatgaaaaaaaccactatttattcaattatttaatattatttatcaaACTTGTGATACTTGGAAAAAATCTCAGCggataaaaaccattaaaacattaaagtcTCACCTCCACAGTCTTCTTGATGTCTTCCTTCATTTTATCCTCCTGcaccttctcactctctcctttctcactctctcctttctcactctctcctttctcttttgcctcctcctctttcccttcttcttttgGAAAAGCAGGAGGAGTAGAGTCGtctccctccacctcctccttgTTCTCCTCTCTGGTGACCTCCGTAGCAACAGGGCTCTCCACCTTCTTCACCCAATCATGGGCCCTCATACGAGCCTGTAAGATgaacagtgtcacacacacactctctctctctgtatgtgtgtgtgtgtgtgtgtgtgtgtgtgtggagagtgtgtacCTTATTGAGTTTATCTGGAGTGGCAGCAACATGCAGCTCAAACAACAGCTCCGTTAGGACACTGACGAACTCTTCACCATCAgtagctgaaacacacacacacacatgcacacacacacacacacacacgtgaacacaGAGATTAGCATAGAGTTATAGGGATCTAATCGCCATTGTTAATGTAGGAGAGACACCTTGACAGTGATGTTTGCACatgattcatttcagttttacagccCATGCAACAAATAATTGTAAATGGATTATACCAGTCAGATTTTTCACTATAAAAATTAATCCCTGGGTAGACGATTCCGTTTTAAATCTGAGATTATCAGGTTTAAAATGTGGATTATCCTAGAGATGTGAGAAGTGGTTTTTGTTGTTCCACTTCAAATAATACTttgaataaaatttaaaaaaaattaaggctCACCATGAATCCGGTTTTGATTTCTTAAATCTGCATTGTAATCTGGATTAAAATCATTTGGAATGGCCtttgcgttttgttttgttttgttttttttctttttttttatgggctTTAAGAGACTCACAGAGGGGTGTGGAACACTGAATTTGGGAATAAAGATCACCATTTTCCCCAGTACCCgtctcatcttcctcatcctcgCGAGTGACGAAGATCTCCTTAATAGCAATGAGGTCTTTCTTCAGGGCCTCTAGCTCCTCTTCCTCAAGAGATGAAAGAACAGTCTGAACCTGAGGAACAGAggaggcaggaagagagagaaaagaaaggaacaggaaaaacgaggggaaagggaaaaaaaataacagaacaaaacaaaaacagagacgaaagaggagagagcagaggagggaggggtggaAGAACGAGGCAAAAAGACGAGAAAGGGATTGCACATGATAATGAAATTACAGAGAGCACCGAGGCAGCTAATGATCTCAGAGGAGGCCAATACatatttaattgtgtgtgtgtgtgcatttgtgtttgtgcgtgcgtgtgtgtgtgtgtatgtgtgcgcatgtgtgtgtgtgtgtgtgtgtgtgtttgtgtgtgtgtgtgtgtgtgtgtgtgtgtgtatgtgtgtgtgtgtgtgtgtgcgcgcgtgtttgtgtgtgtgtgtgtgtatgtgtgtgcgtgtttgtgtttgtgtgtgtgtgtatgtgtgtgcgtgtttgtgtttgtgtgtgtgtgtgtgtacatgtgtgtgtgtttgtgtgtgtgtatgagtgtgttcttgtgtgtttgtatttgtgtttgtgtttgtgtgcgtgtgtgtgtatttgtgtttgtgcgcgcgtgtgtgtgtgtatgtgtgttcatgtgtgtgtgtgtgcgtgcgtgtttgtgtttgtgtttgtgcgcgcgcgtgtgtgtatgtgtgttcatgtgtgtgtgcgtgcgtgtttgtgtttgtctttgtgtgtgtgcgtgtgtgtgtgtgtatttgtgtttgtgtgtatgtgtgtgtgtatgtgtgtgcatatgtgtgtgtgtgtatgtgtgtgcatgtgtgtgtgtgcgtgtttgtgtttgtctttgtgtctgtgtgtgcgtgtgtgtgtgtgtatttgtgtttgtgtatgtgtgtgcatgtgtgtgtgtgcgtgtttgtgttgtctttgtgtctgtgtgtgtgtgtgtgtgtgtatttgtgtctgtgtgtgtgtatgtgtgtgtgtgtatgtgtgtgcatatgcgtgtgtgtgtgtgtgttactaacCCTGGACTCACTCTCATTGGAGAGTATCTCCAGAGCCTCGAGGTGAGACAGACCCTGGTACTCGTCAAACAGGATACCGTAGTGTGCAGTTGGCTCAGTTATCATCTGACtgctcagtctctgtctctccttctctttagCCTCCTTcagcatctacacacacacacacacacacacacacacacaaacacacgcacacacacacatacggagcATTACATGATTTATTCTGCAAAAAAATCTGACAGCTCCTTCCAAACATCAGTCATTTGGTTCTTTGAAAAAGTGATGAAAACGCTGAGTCACTGGTCCCTCTGGCGGTGACACGGGTAAAAGACAGGGGTTGTCTCACCTGAGATAGTGACACGGTGCGCTGCATCAGGATTTTAGTCTTTTTAAACCCTGGATCACTTTCAGCCAGAACTGTCATCGTCTTTTTACCGATAAACTCCAGAGCATCCAAACCACCTGTAATTACAGACTTCCCctgagggggggagagagagagagagagagagagaaagacagggtgaATCACAGCCCAAAAAAGTACAGATTTTATGAAAAAGTGATGGAGTGATTCAACAGTGAACTGTGAAATGTGTCACAGACCCAAAATATTCTGAAAACGAGTGGTTTTGAGGGATGGGATGACAAAGTGACATACTACATAAATAAACTCAcggcataaataaataaactcacagTATTCTGGACTGCACTGGTTATGGTGGATAGCACTCCTCTGTGTGCCCCACTGGGCTGGGCAGTTGGGCTTCCAGAATCTTCCGTCTGACCAGACGAATCAGATTCCGCCTTATCCGTTCCAGAACATTCCGtcacctcctctccttcctcgCACGATGACGCCTGACGCATCCGCAATGCCACGCCGGCTTTTTCTCTCACCGAACTCAACCCTTGACCTTAAAAAAGAATGGCGGATGTCAAAGGCCAAAACTAAAGCTTATATTCTCCGCTGTTTCAAAGCCTTTGAATGAACACCCAAATGGCACCCAAACTGAGGCAAAGATCAAGCGTTTTTCAGGTCACCCCAGAGAATAATAgtgaaataaaaactaaaaccaGACCATGAATACCCCAGTTCATAACATGAAAGAATTTTTGGACCAATAGCCATTTTCCATCAGAAGGATCAGTCGATATCGGTCAAAATTAGAGGACGGTACCGTGGGACTGACAGATTTAATGTccaataaaaaaacagctttagcAAAAATGGCgaatatgaaaaaatgatttaaacgaTTTCATAACAGGCTTATACTACGGCAGcagcaaaatcattttttttttaaatcttcaaagggaaaaaaatgtcaaaggGAAGGGAAATTGTCCATTAAAAACATGTccagcaaaaatgaaaaaaaaaaaaattcctaatAGGCTTATCATACAATAGTAATCATATTATGATTTTGttataaaaggaaagaaaatatcaAAGGAATGAAAAATAACCAAAGAAAGAACCGGGCACAGAAGAACGAACAAAGGAAgtaaataaccaaacaaaaaataaacaaaaagccTTTTCAAAAAGCTGCTTCAAACAGGGCTACACAAATTACAACAATTCTGAGACGCTGAACTACTTGCTCAGTGTAGCCTCTCATTTCTTGCTCGGGCAGTTTCTTCTGTTTCAAAAGTCTCCCTACGCCCTGCGTGACTGTACGTTTTCAGGTGCTGCGtcggttttgtttttgtgttgtattaaaATGGTCTGTACTGTTTCTCTCACAAGGGACTTCAATTTTCTGAATATGGTAAATGCCATTTCTCCCATCGCTTTACGTGCGTTGTCAACGGCATTTCTAAGATCACTTGTCAAACTGCAAGGTCAATAACATAAATAATTTAGGCTAACACGTCTTAGGCCATATCAGGGCTCCTTTATTTGCATCATCGGTTTTCAGTGATGCCGATTACCAGACCCGTATGTAGAATCGACTGATACATTGCCCATTTAGACTGAATTGTACCAAAAACATGTTGGATTTGATTCGGGGGGTGAGAGGAGAGATTCTgggttctgtctctgtgggtgGTCCCAGTCGTGACTGACCGACTGTAAAGGTTGCCATGGATGCgtagttgccatggaaacttaCCCACTGTGGAGGTGGCACTGGTCAGCAATGACTTTCCCCAAGATCCCCAGCCGCCCCAACCTTTACTTTTGGGTTGGTCTGATACCTGTAAtacacatgtgcgtgcacacacacacacacacacacacaaacccatttgTTAACAGTCAGTTACGGAGGAAACACCTGATGATGTTCTGATATGTCAACTGTGACTTTGATGACATCTTACCTCTGCTTCCCCATCGGTGGGTTTGGGCTCTAGGTCCACTGACTCATCGCACTCAGTCACCTGACCCTCACCGCTgacctctgattggctctgctGAGGCTCTTCGCTCAGATTGGCCGTAACGTCCTCCTGCGCAACCTCGTTGGCCGATCTGCTGTCTTGTGCGTCCAGTGGGGGGGGTGCAGTTGATGGGTCCTCAGTGTTCAGCTCAGGTGGAGGTGCGGGTTCATCGGCGGGAGTTTGGGATAGGGGTGGGGGGTCGTGTGTGGGTGGGTCGCCCTCTGTTTCGTTCAGCGACATGGTGCTCTGAGGGAAAAGATCATAAACAAACGACTTGAACGGGTTGAATTCACTGAGTTTGACTACAACCAGGCTGCTCTCATAAGTCACACTCTTTCAGTCATTCGACAGTCCTCATTTTTGAAAGTGTATTATCAAGAGGTCAGCATTGACCTCTTGATaatagtgtaaaaaaaaaagtgtatccATCAAGAGGTCAGCATTGCATAACCTTTTGGAagttgtgaaaataaaatgatttatcaGTTTAACAATTAGTCGTGTGTCATCAGTTAACTTCATCTAATACAATTCTTATGAACCTATCCACATGTGAACGTTTGGCAGTAAATTAACACAAATGTTATTCTTCCATTCATTCAACAagtgtgggggcggggggggggggtgtgaaacCAGAGCGtgacatgcacgcacgcacgcacgctgaCACGCAATCTCACAAAGGCGCTCTCTGTCACGGTGGGATACAGCACAAAGGCAACGCACCAGACTCGCAGGGGTCCCTGAGTAAAACAATAGCGACATCTAGTGGTTAACTAACGTAACTGTGTTAGTCCTAACTCATTCTGGTTACTCTCTGATTTTATGTCGAGTCATATATTCCATTGCACGCCAAATGAAAATATTAGGGACTAAAATCTCAGAATGCCTTAAAAATACAATTCAAAACGTTAAGcaatttcatttcacacagatgACTATGTCAATATACAACTTTGAGCCTACGAACGAATTATAATGTCTAATCTGTCATCATGTCCTCCTGCAAACACAAATTCGTGCGTAGTTTCTGTTGTCAGTAAGGTGCCTCTCGAAACAGTTGGCCtctgaaatgcattttatatGTGCCGGTAACACACCATACGATGTTTTCAGAACGACATCAAGTTTAACGGTAAATAACAATTCGCAGCATTCGTAAACGAGTGGCAATTAAATCCAACGAATTTCGAAAGTACTTCTTTGAACATGGTCCCGATGCAAATGCACAGAAAAGGCAAACTGATGAATGACAACACAATAAATAGATCAGAAGCGATCTCTACATCTTACCAGTCTCGCTGACAGCTTTGCAACTCTCGCAACCCTTCCGCCCAACCTCGCGCCACGTCGGCAGCCAGACCGTGTGTTGTGAGTAGTGACGTCACCTGGACCTTCGAAACTCGATAGAGGTTCGGTCTCACAGtcattgaaaatgactttagTTCATGTGTTCTGTCACATAACGGTCGCTTGTCTTTGTTCCAAGGGAGGTTGGCTCTGTTGTTTGAGTCTTGATTTGAAGGAGTTAAAGTTGGAAAAAAGCTCAGATGTTCCCAGGTCCTTACACTGAGCTGACGTATACAGAAGAGTTTGCAAACACGCTTTTCTCGAGATAAACTGTGGTGCGAATAGTGATTAAAAAGCGAGGGATTTGAAGAATGCCGAGTTGAGCAGCTCAGTTACAGTAAAACTTCACACAAAGTTGTTGAACAGGCTGAGTACCTCAAACTAATCAGCTTCctgtttaatatttaacataAAAAAGCATAGTAACGCCTCATTTGACCGactggctcgttggtctaggggtatgattctcgcttagggtgcgagaggtcccgggttcaaatcccggacgagccctcctttttgtttttcatcagcaTGTCTATCCACAGTTGACGACACAATGCAGTTAAAACCACTGAAAGTCGTAAGACTAAAAcgaagtaaaaagaaagaaagaaaaagataagacTGTACTAAAAAGCACCAGGAATGGCTTGCTTAGTTGTACTGCAATAGCGTACCCTAATGAAACAAGGGTACAGCCCTCAGGTGAGGATCAATCTGCTTTATGTTTATAGAAGCCACTGAGAAAGAACATTAACCCACCACTGGATACACCATTGCTGTTATTTTACCGATTTTAACAGATAAAATATTCTACATTAACTGTGTTAAGTagccagcagagagcagaacaTTGTGTCAAATCTTATCATGATCAACACACAACAACTGAATATATTTATGCAAAAATGCATAAGTTCATCTTTATTGAATGATAATATTTCTTATAATAATACCATGTGAGTCTGTACAGTATATGGTGACGTTCACAGTTTGATACAATGACACAATATGATATTCCCATTTCAGCTGCGAGAATATACGCAAATctagaaaagaaagagttttgATGCAAAGATTCACATCTTAATAGAAATGTTTGATAATtattggatttaaaaaaatattaaaatcatgCAGCTTAAAAAAGTCCTTTAATTTCCCATTCAGTCGTATTAATtcatacaaaatatatatatatatatatatatattacaatttgtgct
This window harbors:
- the fam114a1 gene encoding protein NOXP20, with amino-acid sequence MSLNETEGDPPTHDPPPLSQTPADEPAPPPELNTEDPSTAPPPLDAQDSRSANEVAQEDVTANLSEEPQQSQSEVSGEGQVTECDESVDLEPKPTDGEAEVSDQPKSKGWGGWGSWGKSLLTSATSTVGQGLSSVREKAGVALRMRQASSCEEGEEVTECSGTDKAESDSSGQTEDSGSPTAQPSGAHRGVLSTITSAVQNTGKSVITGGLDALEFIGKKTMTVLAESDPGFKKTKILMQRTVSLSQMLKEAKEKERQRLSSQMITEPTAHYGILFDEYQGLSHLEALEILSNESESRVQTVLSSLEEEELEALKKDLIAIKEIFVTREDEEDETGTGENATDGEEFVSVLTELLFELHVAATPDKLNKARMRAHDWVKKVESPVATEVTREENKEEKGESEKGESEKVQEDKMKEDIKKTVESVYLSSVGSLAEVTARSIEQLHKVAELILHGQDLEKPASEQAKILVRLTSAMCKEVICLAREFSDTLLTVGSQSKAELLNPLVDSVILEGSNSTSYIQNAFQLLLPVLQISHIQTNRTTGEPKPEPAPTD